Within the Cydia pomonella isolate Wapato2018A chromosome 3, ilCydPomo1, whole genome shotgun sequence genome, the region TGATCTTATGATTAGGTGGCCATATGAACTCGTGACAAAACAACGTAAAAATAATTGTGGTTGggtttattacaattatttcgatgagtattacttgcccgttgaaagaaaagtacaatcagtCATAAAAGCAACAAAAATGGAATAATTAACAAACAACTTGGATTATTATCCTACAAGTATTAACCTACTTTGCCTATATTTTAAgaacattttattacataataatatcacATACTGAcactttttgtgtaaaaataattaatattaattattattaaaattaataagaaaataaaattagatgTCAGTACGTATATTACTACGAATGTACGGCTGGTAAGATTTTTGTACCTCACTCAAGCAATATTTAGGATAATCCTTTTTAGGATATTATTATCGAAATTTGTTTAATGAGTATACTTACTTACGGCctgattataatttttatacgaTACGATACGCTCGGAGTTATATCAAATTTTTGAcgcatattaaattaaataggcCGTTAGTCGTGGAAATGCtacaaatttatttaacaggTCCATCATCATAAAGTTATATATCAATCGTGCGGCACACTGTAAAGTTACATACAACTCTCGGCCGATCGATCCCGAGTTATAAAGCAAATATgcattttcaatttaaattttctgAGATTAACAGAGTAACATTGAATATTCATGAAAAATCCTCAACATCGAATAATGGCTTTCGTAGAACCGAGCACGacattacaaattttattttactcttgGTCTTTTATCGCTTGATATGCAACAGGCAccactttattttcaaaatatgtattaatattttaatgaaaacacATATTTCTATTAACTTAAGGTAAAACAACCTCAATTTTTTGATTATGATTACAAAGGtggaatccaaaaaaaaaaaaaacatttaagtatacaaaatattaacaaattataacaaaaaatatatatacttaaactatgtttttgtatatttcagatatatataaaaaaaggttatCTTTGTACTTTGTCAAACCCCAATATGgctttatgtttaatatttatttatttacgccaCACGTTTGTTTTTGCGTCACCATCTCACATATGTGTGTCAGATTTCAACTTAGTAGGTCTAGTAGATTCGGAGCAAAAACTGTTAAGaaaggacagacagacagacacgaGTGATCTTATAGGGAGCTTCGTTTTTTCGTTTTGCGGTATGGAACTATAAAAGGATTCTACGCTTTCTACGATAAAGCAGTAAGGACATCAATTATATGTACGCAACTGTCCGCTTAGAAATTAAGTACACGTAAGTATATAAAGAAGTAAAAGTATTATTAcgatgtacctatataaatagaatatactcgtaatataaaaatgaagttCTAGTCCAAGTACAATGAGCATCAATAGTAGAGGATGAAACAACGCATCAAAAATATCAATCTGCCAACCTGGATAACTCTGTCAAATATAGATAAAGCTCTCCAGTTCGCATTTAAAAGAATAATATactttaaaattagttttttttcgcgatttcggggttggtcccatagtagaAGTTgctaagtatgacctatatattcagcccgtaattattgcaggtgactaaataaacagcctgtagagagagagagagagagagagatctCTTTTTGATAAGCTATTCGagagtagatacttttgactacttttgatgatgactgTACAAAGTGTGTGTAGCAAAATAACTGATCAGTATAATTCAAGTCGTCTCCAAGAAACTTCTGAATTTAATTTAGAGCCATTTACTCACGTCGAAGTTTATTCAAAACAATGGAAAGCtgtcattaattattttagcgTAGCTCTTGTTAACAAGTCGAccgaaaataacattttgtttaaaatttacaatttatatgTTACCGTTTGTTGAATTGTTGATATTGTATTCACAAATTGTATTTAAGCAAATTACTTACTACACAAAATGTGTCATGTTATTGAAACTGGAGTGGAGGTTAAATTTGGGCTTGATATTGGTTGGGATAGTTAAGTCGGTAATGAAGATATAATTAATGTcctttacatatattatgtctGCTTATGACGGCAATGATGACTTATTGTATGACAATTTGATTGAAATTTGATGTTTCATATCAAATATACTACGAGtattaataggtacttattaattTTTTGCACTGTTGCAACAAATTTAACAAGTTGTTTGTTCTTTGTTCCAGAATGCTTCAATAACGTGTAAAATGTGCGATGCGCGGACAATAGCCCAGTGGCGAGTGAGGGTGATGTGAGCAGCATGCGGTGGCTGGCAATGGTGGCCGTGGTGATGGTGGCCGTGGCGGGGGTGGTGCGAGCGTGGGACTGCGTCTGCAACCCGAGCGAGTGTGAGGGCTTGGAGCCCAGCGGGTGCCCGGGGCAGGGCTACGTAGTGTGGGATCCCTGTAGGTGAGTACCTACAACAGTGGTGGTGAGGGTGGGAACCTCAGAATGCACCACCACTCCTGCATAGACTTGTACACTATTGCTTCAGCTCTGGCGATCTGCTGTTGACCTCAGCGTTTGTTGGAAGTACGTATCTCGCAAAGGGTATCTGCATGGTATGTGACCTTGTGCGAGGAACAGGAGAAGTACCTATGTGCAGCAACAGCGCAACGTGGTCAAAGAATTGGTGAGCGTTCTTCACTTGTTCACATGTATACTTCTGCCACTATCGCACTGGATGAAAAATATAcagaatagtttattttatatttttacactcagaaaaaaaaaaatgctcgtACAGTCCAACTTTGTATGGCACTGCAAACAGTAAGTAATTGGATAGTTGCTTTTCTACTGACAACGGGTTGTCGTTTTGTTGTTAATTCGTCGCTCGCATAGCTTGTATTATTTAGAGAAAATTCAATGAGGATACAAGCTGATAGATGGTAATGTATATGACGGCAACACCTATACTTGGTGGTAATGAATCATATTAGTTATTTGATAATTGGGGTATGTcaagtaatttaaaattagggcCCACTAAAGATCCCATTTTTGCCCTCGCGTGCTTTGTGGTCGATTTTAGTGGGTTACCACACGGCGCACTTTGCATGTAGCCAATACTGCAGCACTTCATCATcattaaggtgacattcggatggtaACTGCAGCTAGTGCAGCTACATTAACGTTGCGACATTACTCATCACTGCGCTGCGCTGTGCTGCAGCTGCAGTGGGCGTCATTAATGCCAACTTTCTTGATAAAATTAGTGACGGATTGAACATTCTAATCGCGGCAGTATTGAGGCTACGAACGTCacacattttatcaaggaaGTTGATAACTACAAAGCCCGCGTCAAAATCGAAGCAGGATTGCCACAatagtaatgcagctgcagccATTTGAACGTTACCTTTACtgtcatacatattattatgataCCTATTAATAAAAGAGGATTgtttgtctttaaaaaaaaatttcattttttgaatGAATTTCCAATGGAGTCCAATTCaattaatataactttttttcttcCTGTCCCGGAGCTAAGTATTAAATAGGATCATTTGTCTGCTGTAGACATTTTAATCTGTCTTCAACGAAAGTTGATGACGCAAGcacttaaataaatcaattccCATTAATTTTGAGCTACGTACGTATGTGTGCGTCTACAGTTCCGCATGGCACCCATAAAGATGCAAGATGTGATGTGGACTTATGGACGCAGTCGTATTCCATGCGATGCAGACACAGTGAATTGAATGTGCTGCCCAATCTTAACCCGTTTGATGCGGTTCGTCCGATGCATGCAATGCTAAGCTGTGGACGTCTGGATTCGTCTGGATTAAAAGGAACCCCGGAAATTCTCAACTCCACCAATACAAGGGAACTACGCCTTTTCTGGATAGAGTTGCCCTTGTTATATAGTCAATGAAAATATC harbors:
- the LOC133515919 gene encoding insulin-like growth factor-binding protein 7 translates to MRWLAMVAVVMVAVAGVVRAWDCVCNPSECEGLEPSGCPGQGYVVWDPCRCCKVCARTLGEDCGEFKGTCEPKLQCIEGTCTT